One window of the Nicotiana tabacum cultivar K326 chromosome 4, ASM71507v2, whole genome shotgun sequence genome contains the following:
- the LOC107790865 gene encoding uncharacterized protein LOC107790865: MASMGKVLEKVRRCLRTIYFMAAMLASLLMLSAPVMVILGDVLVPSILISSFTCVRCYSFKEHLQRYAFKTSLTDIPLVSILRSLIITCVYSLCDGPGLSHGPYLGTVTFCSFISIVLLSVKACVFSVNSYLEAEAEASSAISKQKLHLKKSWGMHVLFLSSVVFAIGHTVVAYRTSCRARRKLLFHRVDPEAVLPCKVVFSAYHKVPRSPTPSAGKASKCDSEMRRKLAISAREEGEIPAKLLADVDSLFFSCLGVTLHYKLRLPVSPCRSLSSTPRVDRPLNLLSNSDYCIRRNYSSQFLANCLSTPLLNGFQTPSILSEEMSNLNLDEVGDGDAVHGSGSPLSIPDLEGNDQFGIVLVHGFGGGVFSWRNVMGVLAQQVGCAVTAFDRPGWGLTSRPFRPDWEENQLPNPYTLDAQVDLLLSFCSEMGFTSVVLVGHDDGGLLALKAAQRMQSSTNFINVKIKGIVLLGVSLSRELVPALARILLRTSLGKKHLVRPLLRAEITQVVNRRAWYDSTKLTTDVLSLYKAPLCVEGWDEALHEIGKQSYETVLSPEKAAALLKAVESLPVLVIGGAEDALVPLKSVQAMASKLVNSRLVAISGCGHLPHEECPKALLAAMSPFINRILVDQLQHQ; encoded by the exons ATGGCCTCAATGGGGAAGGTGCTGGAGAAAGTAAGGAGATGTTTGAGGACTATATATTTCATGGCGGCGATGTTAGCGTCGCTGTTGATGCTATCGGCGCCGGTGATGGTGATACTAGGGGATGTACTGGTACCGAGCATATTGATTTCAAGCTTCACGTGCGTAAGGTGTTACAGTTTCAAGGAGCATTTGCAACGATATGCCTTCAAAACTTCCTTGACCGATATTCCTCTCGTTTCCATTCTGAGATCTCTTATCATCACAT GTGTTTATTCTCTGTGTGATGGACCTGGTCTCTCACATGGACCATATCTCGGGACTGTTACATTCTGTTCATTTATATCCATTGTTCTTCTTTCCGTAAAGGCTTGTGTTTTCTCTGTCAATTCATACCTCGAGGCTGAAGCTGAAGCTTCATCTGCTATCTCAAAGCAAAAGCTTCATTTGAAAAAGTCATGGGGGATGCATGTGTTGTTTTTATCATCTGTAGTGTTTGCTATTGGACATACTGTTGTTGCCTATAGAACAAGCTGTCGAGCTAGGAGGAAGCTCTTGTTTCACCGAGTTGACCCCGAAGCT GTGCTTCCTTGTaaagttgtcttctctgcatACCATAAGGTTCCACGGTCTCCAACTCCTTCCGCTGGGAAAGCATCAAAATGTGATAGTGAAATGAGGAGGAAACTTGCTATCTCAGCTCGTGAGGAAGGAGAAATTCCTGCCAAACTGCTTGCTGATGTTGACAGCTTATTCTTCTCTTGCTTAGGGGTTACTCTTCATTACAAACTTAGGTTGCCTGTATCACCTTGTCGTTCCTTGTCCTCCACACCCCGTGTTGACAGGCCATTAAATCTTTTATCAAATTCGGATTATTGTATCCGGAGGAACTACAGTAGTCAATTTCTTGCGAACTGTCTATCCACACCTTTATTAAATGGTTTTCAAACCCCCTCCATCCTGTCTGAAGAAATGTCTAATCTCAACCTAGATGAAGTCGGTGATGGAGATGCAGTTCATGGGTCGGGGTCTCCTCTGTCTATACCAGATCTGGAAGGTAATGATCAGTTTGGAATTGTTCTGGTGCATGGTTTTGGCGGCGGGGTCTTCTCTTGGAGAAATGTGATGGGAGTACTAGCTCAGCAGGTAGGTTGTGCAGTCACTGCTTTTGACAGGCCAGGATGGGGATTGACATCTAGGCCTTTCCGACCAGACTGGGAGGAGAATCAATTGCCTAATCCTTATACGCTTGATGCTCAG GTTGACCTGCTTCTGTCTTTTTGCTCAGAGATGGGTTTCACTTCAGTGGTACTTGTTGGCCATGACGATGGTGGATTGCTTGCACTAAAGGCTGCACAAAGAATGCAGTCATCCACAAATTTTATTAAT GTTAAGATCAAGGGAATTGTATTATTGGGTGTTAGCCTGTCAAGAGAACTGGTTCCTGCCTTAGCAAGAATATTATTACGCACTTCGCTCGGAAAAAAGCACTTGGTGCGTCCTCTTTTGCGAGCGGAAATTACTCAAGTTGTTAATAGACGAGCATGGTATGATTCAACCAAGTTGACAACTGACGTTTTGAGCTTATACAAG GCACCGTTATGTGTGGAAGGTTGGGATGAAGCACTCCATGAGATAGGGAAGCAGTCATATGAGACAGTCCTCTCCCCAGAAAAAGCCGCAGCACTGCTGAAAGCAGTTGAAAGCTTGCCAGTTTTGGTGATTGGGGGAGCTGAAGATGCACTTGTACCTTTAAAGTCTGTTCAAGCTATGGCTTCAAAACTTGTGAATTCT AGACTGGTTGCAATATCGGGGTGTGGTCATCTTCCGCATGAGGAGTGTCCGAAGGCATTGTTAGCTGCTATGTCACCGTTCATCAATAGAATTTTAGTTGATCAACTGCAACACCAATAG